A region of Moorena producens PAL-8-15-08-1 DNA encodes the following proteins:
- a CDS encoding cyanoexosortase B system-associated protein has protein sequence MKLIQPWQISRGVLLVLLLVLVIIGAVPGYLTGNWPWAKLPPVTNLQQIKVIRKTGIELSDWQTVEQQTIRIGGHKWSLQFIEQDQQKPVWLFLLPQNGPKSQPQVEWEDISGFMRQRLGQWKTDSYSQIKFVVNGSDVEGNTQADPTITTQPKSHPKSVVNARFFRAWNQRQTFAIVQWYAWPEGGNPAPSRWFWADQLAQLHRKRVPWVAVNIQIPIEPLGDLENYRPIAESLSKMLQTALMSDPFAEQASSIKRYKDQGSKMKAQG, from the coding sequence ATGAAGTTAATCCAGCCCTGGCAAATCTCCAGGGGAGTCTTACTGGTGTTGCTGTTAGTCTTGGTAATAATCGGAGCAGTACCAGGTTACTTGACAGGAAACTGGCCTTGGGCAAAACTGCCACCAGTGACTAACCTCCAACAGATAAAAGTTATCCGCAAGACGGGAATAGAACTATCTGACTGGCAAACTGTTGAGCAACAAACCATCAGGATTGGCGGCCATAAATGGTCTTTGCAGTTCATAGAGCAGGATCAGCAAAAACCAGTGTGGTTATTTTTGCTTCCCCAAAATGGTCCTAAATCCCAGCCACAGGTAGAATGGGAAGATATTAGCGGATTTATGAGACAACGATTGGGACAATGGAAGACGGATTCTTATAGTCAAATCAAGTTTGTGGTCAACGGATCTGATGTTGAGGGGAACACCCAGGCGGATCCGACCATCACAACCCAGCCCAAAAGCCACCCCAAAAGTGTTGTTAACGCCCGTTTCTTTCGTGCCTGGAATCAGCGGCAAACCTTTGCGATAGTACAATGGTATGCCTGGCCAGAGGGTGGTAATCCTGCTCCTAGCCGTTGGTTCTGGGCTGATCAATTGGCTCAGTTACACCGGAAACGGGTCCCTTGGGTTGCGGTGAATATCCAAATTCCCATAGAACCTTTGGGTGATCTTGAAAATTATAGGCCAATAGCCGAATCTCTCAGTAAAATGCTTCAGACTGCTTTGATGAGCGATCCTTTTGCGGAGCAAGCTAGTAGTATTAAAAGATATAAGGATCAAGGCTCAAAGATGAAGGCTCAAGGATGA
- the crtB gene encoding cyanoexosortase B, with product MQIGRKIPIAIDRYLLDGCIIALLVIIYGPVLMHWYNGWLNKSISITHEYFSHGLIGLPFAGHIVWTNRRRWHKLTDTAHPFGVVLLIIGGVSYLSGQSELVNLSFPIVLAGMSLWLKGIGGFKLQSFPLLLVALATPTAVPYLIEPYILPLQRFIAGMAAFILTQFGMNVRLEGINLFVSDRIVEVAPHCAGLKMLFTSLYVSLMLLYWSGAIESRLKTIWLLSGAVVISVSANIVRNSVLTFFHGSGQDQAFHWLHESWGGDLYSAMMLVMLVLLMKFIEKYFPSDSQLDPLG from the coding sequence ATGCAAATTGGACGCAAAATTCCTATTGCCATTGATCGCTATCTACTGGACGGTTGTATCATCGCTTTACTAGTCATTATTTATGGTCCTGTGCTGATGCATTGGTATAATGGCTGGCTCAACAAAAGTATCAGCATTACCCATGAATACTTTAGCCATGGTTTGATTGGGCTACCGTTTGCTGGCCATATTGTCTGGACAAACCGACGACGGTGGCATAAGCTGACTGATACAGCGCATCCCTTTGGTGTAGTCTTACTGATAATTGGAGGAGTAAGCTATCTTAGCGGTCAATCAGAACTGGTAAATTTATCGTTTCCCATAGTTTTAGCTGGTATGAGCCTATGGTTAAAAGGGATTGGTGGCTTTAAGCTGCAAAGTTTTCCCCTGCTGCTAGTGGCTTTGGCAACTCCAACAGCAGTTCCCTATTTGATTGAACCTTATATCTTGCCCCTACAACGTTTTATTGCTGGGATGGCTGCCTTTATTCTGACTCAGTTTGGGATGAATGTCAGACTCGAAGGGATTAACTTGTTCGTAAGTGACCGAATTGTGGAGGTAGCGCCCCACTGTGCTGGTCTTAAGATGTTATTTACTTCCCTGTATGTGAGTTTGATGTTGCTTTACTGGAGCGGTGCTATTGAGTCACGCCTAAAGACTATTTGGCTGTTATCCGGTGCAGTGGTTATAAGTGTTAGTGCTAATATTGTCCGCAATAGTGTGCTTACCTTTTTCCATGGCAGTGGTCAAGATCAGGCATTTCATTGGCTCCATGAAAGCTGGGGCGGTGACCTATATTCAGCGATGATGTTAGTGATGTTGGTTCTATTAATGAAGTTCATTGAAAAATACTTCCCCTCAGACAGCCAACTTGACCCCCTTGGGTAA
- a CDS encoding ComF family protein encodes MLQGIETLKKGLLSLFLKSNCPLCERPATDELCDYCEQQLLRCQLDKNQFLCNQNLPLFVWGNYGGPLKRVLAALKYENQPQLAHPLGHWLGKAWLKASATRSQNQKLIVVPIPMHPTKQQQRGYNQAELIARSFCELTGYKQAPLGLERVRATQPQFGLSVQERAQNLADAFIIGKHFLRHHSTSPVLILDDIYTSGATVNSATKTLTNHGISVYGSVAIATSRPSVK; translated from the coding sequence ATGTTACAGGGAATTGAGACCCTTAAAAAGGGTCTATTAAGTCTGTTTCTGAAATCGAACTGTCCCCTATGTGAGCGCCCTGCCACTGATGAATTGTGTGATTATTGCGAGCAGCAGTTACTCCGCTGCCAACTTGACAAAAATCAATTTTTATGTAATCAAAATCTCCCACTGTTTGTCTGGGGCAATTACGGTGGTCCATTAAAACGAGTACTCGCTGCCCTGAAATATGAAAACCAACCCCAGCTAGCACATCCCTTGGGCCATTGGCTGGGTAAAGCTTGGTTAAAAGCCTCTGCCACCCGTAGCCAAAACCAAAAATTAATAGTAGTTCCCATTCCCATGCACCCTACAAAACAGCAACAAAGAGGTTACAACCAGGCAGAGCTGATTGCCCGAAGTTTTTGTGAATTAACTGGTTACAAACAAGCACCACTGGGTTTAGAAAGAGTCCGGGCAACTCAACCTCAGTTTGGTTTATCTGTCCAAGAGCGAGCGCAAAACCTAGCAGATGCCTTTATTATTGGTAAACACTTTCTCAGACATCATAGCACCTCACCCGTACTAATCCTAGATGATATCTACACCAGCGGAGCTACAGTCAACTCAGCCACCAAAACTCTAACAAACCATGGAATCAGCGTATATGGGTCAGTAGCGATCGCAACATCTAGACCATCGGTAAAGTAA
- a CDS encoding putative PEP-binding protein — MMPKSRSNNRIRRRFVDNLYSLDLIQASEYPFVGNEAFNLSQLLQRDYPVVPGFVVSAKALWEFIAILGKSEPLLADLPSSYLYVDVDNPRQLQQVAQQIRHKIQGATLASVLASTLSEISETTLAPAAIFHPSLSMTSPGSGIEEDTGETGVARLDQPQIFSTLPDKILGSYICPRQPLAMEVSLKQVWAELFRARSLFYWQRHSIGLQQLNLAVLIQPMWDAIASGTLQINQTEGYIQATWGLGTALGKGEVVPDYYQIEIETGIVLASRLGRKTRAYGLCLEPDSLSVTENSLQTYLLSEEQQKQYTLKDKYLQELITISQRLVADISSTFSLEWTLWQTSENSEPELQITKFSPQTGQKWDASQLRVEPSHHASKLAYSVGSTTSYGKLFTSVQVGSRPNVLEASSDSIGSNFSEHTVNPSITPMLVRGLPAAPGRVTATAHVISGEGKNVSAILSGRILVAQSVSPDWLPGLKHVAAIITEQGGITSHAGIIARELGIPCVVGAAGITQIIETGESLLVDGGQGEVYRLGTKQGFPVEKLHGSGLRKREAKVNFQPSNFQNTFPIATQLLVNLSQPDSLEKIVGLPVDGVGLLRSEVMMLEILNNLHPSQWHRQGHERELVERLAQLIVQFTVTLAPRPVFYRSTDWRSHEFPSLSGDHLVTEAEVNPMLGLRGTRRYLSDPASFDLELAALQEVYAYGCRNLRLILPFVRTVEEFTFCRRRVEQVGLTDNPDFQLWIMAEVPSVLFMLPDYVKAGVQGISIGTNDLTQLLLGADREQRQLETLMAGCHPVVKQAIQQLIEMAKEAGIPCSICGQATVQDPELIDLLVQWGITSISVDVQDVEATYQAITRAEQRLLLDAARNKSKGLGVKGKEENI; from the coding sequence ATGATGCCAAAATCCCGGAGCAATAACAGGATTAGGCGGCGATTTGTGGATAATCTTTATTCTCTTGATCTGATTCAAGCTTCAGAGTATCCCTTTGTGGGCAATGAAGCCTTTAACTTAAGTCAGCTGTTGCAACGGGATTATCCGGTTGTACCTGGCTTTGTGGTGAGTGCAAAGGCATTGTGGGAATTTATCGCAATTTTAGGTAAGTCTGAACCCCTGTTAGCTGATTTACCTTCTTCTTATCTTTACGTAGATGTGGACAATCCTCGCCAGCTACAGCAAGTGGCTCAGCAAATTCGTCACAAAATTCAAGGGGCGACTTTAGCTTCGGTGTTGGCATCAACCCTATCGGAAATATCAGAAACTACACTCGCCCCAGCAGCAATTTTTCACCCTTCCTTATCCATGACATCACCAGGGTCGGGAATTGAGGAGGACACTGGGGAAACTGGAGTGGCAAGATTAGATCAACCCCAGATTTTTTCAACCTTACCAGATAAAATTTTGGGATCCTATATTTGCCCTAGGCAACCACTAGCAATGGAAGTGTCTTTAAAACAGGTTTGGGCAGAACTATTTCGCGCCAGAAGCCTATTTTACTGGCAACGGCATAGTATTGGTCTCCAGCAGCTCAATTTGGCAGTCTTGATACAACCAATGTGGGATGCGATCGCTTCTGGTACACTCCAGATTAACCAAACTGAGGGTTACATCCAAGCCACTTGGGGGTTAGGTACTGCATTGGGGAAGGGGGAAGTAGTGCCAGACTATTACCAAATTGAGATCGAAACTGGTATTGTGCTAGCCTCACGACTGGGTCGTAAAACCCGTGCGTATGGGTTGTGTCTGGAACCAGACTCATTATCAGTAACCGAAAACAGTCTGCAAACTTATCTACTCAGTGAGGAGCAACAAAAACAGTACACCCTAAAGGACAAATACCTCCAAGAGCTAATTACTATCAGCCAGCGTCTAGTGGCTGATATTAGTTCTACCTTTTCTCTAGAGTGGACACTATGGCAAACCTCAGAAAACTCAGAACCAGAGTTACAAATTACGAAATTTAGTCCTCAAACTGGGCAAAAGTGGGATGCTAGCCAGTTGAGGGTTGAACCGTCACATCATGCTTCCAAACTAGCTTACTCTGTTGGTTCTACTACTTCCTACGGCAAACTGTTTACGTCTGTACAAGTGGGTAGCCGACCCAATGTGCTTGAAGCCTCATCGGACTCCATTGGGAGCAACTTTAGTGAACACACTGTCAACCCATCCATCACGCCTATGCTTGTGAGAGGATTACCCGCAGCACCAGGAAGAGTTACAGCAACTGCTCATGTGATATCGGGTGAGGGCAAAAACGTCTCAGCAATTCTATCTGGTAGAATTTTGGTTGCCCAAAGTGTTTCTCCTGACTGGCTACCTGGGCTCAAGCACGTAGCCGCTATTATTACTGAACAAGGAGGGATAACTAGTCATGCTGGGATTATTGCTAGAGAACTTGGTATTCCCTGTGTTGTGGGTGCGGCTGGTATTACCCAAATCATAGAAACTGGGGAGTCTCTACTTGTGGATGGGGGACAGGGGGAAGTTTATCGGCTAGGAACAAAGCAAGGGTTTCCGGTTGAAAAGTTGCATGGCTCAGGATTAAGAAAAAGGGAAGCAAAAGTCAATTTTCAACCTTCTAACTTTCAAAATACTTTCCCCATTGCTACTCAATTATTGGTTAATCTTAGCCAGCCGGACTCCCTAGAAAAAATTGTGGGTTTGCCAGTGGATGGAGTGGGGTTATTGCGTTCAGAAGTGATGATGTTGGAGATTTTGAATAATCTGCACCCCAGTCAGTGGCACAGACAGGGCCATGAGCGTGAGTTGGTAGAACGCTTGGCTCAGTTAATTGTTCAATTTACGGTTACCTTGGCACCACGTCCTGTATTTTATCGCTCCACGGATTGGCGCTCCCATGAATTTCCATCCCTGAGTGGGGATCACCTGGTAACGGAAGCAGAAGTTAACCCGATGCTTGGTCTACGTGGCACTCGTCGCTATCTGAGTGACCCAGCTAGCTTTGATTTGGAACTGGCAGCTTTACAGGAGGTTTATGCTTACGGCTGCAGGAATTTACGGCTGATTTTGCCCTTTGTACGTACTGTGGAAGAGTTTACCTTTTGCCGCCGTCGGGTAGAACAGGTAGGACTTACTGATAATCCTGATTTTCAACTTTGGATTATGGCAGAAGTGCCATCTGTGTTGTTTATGCTACCAGACTATGTTAAGGCAGGTGTTCAAGGAATTTCTATTGGTACTAATGATTTGACGCAACTTTTACTAGGAGCTGATCGGGAACAGAGGCAGTTGGAAACACTGATGGCAGGGTGCCATCCAGTGGTCAAACAAGCAATTCAGCAATTAATCGAAATGGCAAAAGAAGCTGGTATTCCTTGCTCAATTTGTGGTCAAGCTACGGTTCAGGATCCGGAACTGATTGATCTGTTGGTGCAGTGGGGAATTACTTCGATTTCTGTTGATGTTCAAGATGTGGAAGCGACTTACCAGGCAATTACCCGTGCTGAGCAACGTTTACTCTTGGACGCAGCACGAAATAAGTCAAAAGGCTTGGGTGTAAAAGGCAAAGAGGAAAACATCTAA
- a CDS encoding O-antigen ligase family protein, whose product MTSSIPYFQTRNFKLGAMSFPEKVIYWVIVLTPLWWLLGIQTLFYPAVVVGLLGVNFDIDKLTRVSIPACIWVWLGMALVMVWTATFGLNDVGFALHKIAATFVTFFKSYCLIVAALLLPFWHVIRVKVVTRAVAWMATGYLVTIAIEMVMLAAGLGKEPFLPPLARLIPGGALSLLVTFAEFQPFFGIPLPKTVLYTPDPPIVGVCSILSFFICLGEENRRLRQISVAGCLTALLISFSRLSWISFVIALVITACFRSSVARQGSLWIASLSSLLCALLGGLTFGDLLKKPLEIFNSAPAESSKDRELVVTKTLEAWQQRPWMGWGIIQGSVKWYIYDIALGSFSTYASVLYLNGIIGLIVFLAALGSTLWNTWTPAIRGNHHCQWAFASLVALYMLLNGTPLTWMAVYLWYFFVWLGAILAEVQRNEQFVYRWEHLSGRTLKLKIEN is encoded by the coding sequence ATGACCTCTAGCATACCATATTTCCAGACCAGAAACTTTAAACTGGGTGCCATGTCATTTCCAGAAAAAGTTATTTACTGGGTGATTGTGCTAACACCGCTCTGGTGGTTGTTGGGAATACAAACACTCTTCTACCCAGCGGTAGTTGTTGGTTTGTTAGGAGTAAACTTTGATATCGACAAACTCACTAGGGTATCGATACCTGCTTGTATCTGGGTTTGGTTAGGTATGGCTCTAGTCATGGTCTGGACTGCTACGTTTGGTCTCAATGACGTAGGGTTTGCCTTGCACAAAATTGCTGCTACCTTCGTAACTTTTTTCAAAAGCTACTGTTTAATTGTTGCCGCACTGCTCCTACCGTTTTGGCATGTCATCAGGGTTAAGGTGGTCACCCGTGCTGTAGCTTGGATGGCAACAGGATATTTAGTGACTATCGCCATTGAGATGGTCATGCTGGCAGCGGGACTAGGCAAAGAACCTTTTCTACCGCCCTTAGCGCGTCTGATTCCCGGCGGTGCTCTGAGTTTGCTAGTTACATTTGCTGAGTTCCAACCTTTTTTTGGTATCCCGTTACCCAAGACAGTTCTTTACACCCCAGACCCCCCGATTGTAGGGGTGTGTTCGATTCTAAGTTTTTTCATCTGCTTGGGTGAAGAAAACCGCCGCTTACGTCAAATATCTGTAGCGGGTTGTTTAACGGCTTTGCTAATTAGTTTTAGTCGTTTATCCTGGATTTCCTTTGTGATCGCATTGGTAATTACAGCTTGTTTCCGCAGCAGTGTGGCTCGTCAAGGTTCTTTATGGATTGCTTCATTAAGCTCATTACTTTGTGCTCTTTTGGGAGGTCTGACCTTCGGTGATTTACTGAAAAAGCCCCTAGAAATTTTCAATAGTGCTCCTGCCGAATCCTCTAAAGACCGGGAACTGGTGGTTACTAAAACCCTTGAGGCTTGGCAACAACGCCCCTGGATGGGATGGGGAATTATACAAGGCTCCGTCAAATGGTATATCTATGACATTGCTTTGGGTTCGTTTTCAACCTACGCCTCAGTTCTTTATTTGAACGGCATCATTGGCTTGATCGTTTTCTTAGCTGCCCTAGGTTCAACCCTTTGGAATACTTGGACTCCAGCGATTCGTGGTAACCATCATTGCCAGTGGGCATTTGCCAGTCTGGTGGCTTTGTACATGCTTCTCAACGGAACACCCTTGACCTGGATGGCAGTGTATTTGTGGTATTTTTTCGTCTGGTTAGGGGCAATTCTTGCGGAAGTACAGCGAAATGAGCAGTTTGTCTATCGATGGGAGCACTTATCTGGCAGAACTTTAAAATTGAAAATTGAAAATTGA
- a CDS encoding glycosyltransferase family 4 protein encodes MRILIYSYNYHPEPIGIAPLMTELAEGLVKAGHEVRVVTSMPNYPQRSIYDKYQGKYYLTEERKGVIIQRSYVWIRPKPGVVTRILLDGSFVVTSLIQAFRGWRPDVILLTVPSLPVSVPAALLGWLYNCPVLLNLQDILPEAAVQVGLIRNKLAIRIFEALEKFAYHSAHTITVISEGFVENLVSKGVPLDKITCIPNWANVNFIRPLPKEGNSFRTAYHLDGKFVVLYSGNIALTQGLETVVKAANLVRHIPEIVFVIVGESKALQQLQQDCQTCNASNIKLLPFQPREKLPEMLAAADIGLVVQKRNVVSFNMPSKIQVLLACGRPIIASVPLNGTAARVVRQSGGGVVVPPQQSQALASAIVELYENPEQGVSLGQQGRKFALKHFAYQKALNRYEALLTQITKKANHNSLIELQQFSD; translated from the coding sequence ATGCGCATATTAATCTACTCCTATAATTATCATCCTGAACCGATAGGCATTGCCCCATTAATGACGGAACTGGCAGAAGGTTTGGTCAAGGCAGGACATGAAGTACGAGTCGTCACTAGTATGCCCAACTATCCCCAGCGCTCTATCTATGATAAATATCAAGGCAAGTACTATCTGACTGAAGAAAGAAAGGGAGTAATAATTCAACGCTCCTATGTCTGGATTCGACCAAAGCCTGGTGTAGTGACACGGATACTACTAGATGGTAGCTTCGTCGTGACCAGTTTGATTCAGGCTTTCCGGGGCTGGCGACCTGATGTGATTCTACTGACAGTACCGTCGCTGCCGGTTAGTGTGCCAGCTGCTTTACTTGGTTGGTTGTACAACTGCCCAGTATTACTGAATTTACAGGATATTTTGCCAGAAGCTGCTGTACAGGTTGGTCTAATTAGAAACAAACTAGCTATCCGTATCTTTGAAGCTTTAGAGAAGTTTGCCTACCACAGTGCTCATACAATCACTGTTATTTCTGAGGGATTCGTTGAAAATTTAGTAAGTAAAGGAGTACCATTAGACAAAATTACCTGTATCCCCAACTGGGCGAATGTTAATTTTATCCGTCCCTTACCCAAAGAAGGCAATTCCTTTCGCACTGCTTACCATCTTGATGGCAAGTTTGTAGTACTCTATTCCGGTAATATTGCCTTGACTCAGGGACTCGAAACAGTAGTGAAGGCGGCTAATCTGGTCAGGCATATTCCAGAAATTGTCTTCGTCATTGTTGGAGAATCTAAGGCTCTACAGCAGCTACAGCAAGACTGTCAGACTTGCAATGCTAGTAATATCAAGCTTTTACCTTTCCAACCCCGAGAGAAGTTACCAGAAATGTTGGCAGCAGCAGATATAGGTTTAGTTGTGCAAAAGCGTAACGTTGTTTCCTTTAATATGCCCTCAAAAATTCAAGTGCTATTGGCTTGCGGACGACCCATCATTGCTTCTGTGCCTTTGAATGGAACTGCAGCACGAGTTGTTCGACAAAGTGGTGGTGGTGTAGTGGTACCACCACAACAGTCCCAGGCTTTAGCATCTGCAATTGTCGAATTGTATGAAAATCCTGAGCAGGGGGTATCTCTAGGTCAACAAGGTAGAAAATTTGCTCTGAAGCACTTCGCCTATCAAAAGGCTCTCAACCGCTATGAAGCACTATTAACTCAAATTACTAAGAAGGCTAACCATAATTCACTGATTGAATTACAGCAGTTTTCAGATTGA
- a CDS encoding GumC family protein encodes MKKVAGILNRHWTFLLVFNSLVLGASFGAFSLLKPFWIAKAQLILPETGKLQASLGTLGSLTKGDSKLATKSHPLNMQASILTSDALMSRLLESDLEKTDFQRLVQYKKLFAISPDQESTTIWLNARGDSPELARDRVKALISAYQDRLNELRQADGSTRVEFNKKALERAKQKLDQSQEALAKFQESSGLVNSKAQTEGLVRAITDLSISQAQAQAQAQASQHQLQILSTRLGLTPKQAIRSLGLAENRDYQFVRQQLTELEATLVKAQTTYTYAHPEIQNLLLQREQLQQQIQQYIFLAAGDTLVDPTLTDSAQGRAMLIQQLILAESAASGQQQQAEQLQQQIDQMKSTLTVIPVHQSRLLELKRQYDVAAGVYNGLVAQIEQVNLDAFSAYPNVQVLDPPTVDEKPAGPKKLLIIANGFLASAVGSIALVLLLERRNPLLSPKDLQAIKFPMVVNIPHLRHAGMGLELGTETDVEFQRLASVISLRSGEDRRILITSAMVSEGKTTVTLGLATALVDLGFRVLVVDGDFRQATLSQRLGHHHDPLKPGQPVKIQPSLDLLPTSHKKGKIVELVTQGKFEHSLATAEASGDYDYVLIDSAPVSMTSETALMAAVIPNLLFVVRPEISKRDFVSDSLEQLAQHNAQLLGLVVNGVETKSKPYLYRSSDSLVKS; translated from the coding sequence ATGAAAAAAGTAGCTGGTATCCTGAATAGACATTGGACATTTTTATTAGTTTTTAATTCCTTGGTGCTGGGAGCTAGCTTTGGAGCCTTTTCTTTATTAAAGCCTTTTTGGATTGCTAAAGCACAGCTAATTCTACCAGAAACAGGCAAGTTACAAGCTAGTTTAGGAACTCTTGGTTCATTAACTAAGGGGGATTCTAAATTGGCGACTAAGAGTCATCCTCTGAATATGCAGGCATCTATTCTAACCAGTGATGCTTTGATGAGCCGCTTGTTGGAGTCTGACCTAGAGAAAACGGATTTTCAAAGGCTGGTTCAATACAAGAAGTTGTTCGCGATATCTCCTGACCAGGAATCCACTACCATCTGGTTGAATGCCCGTGGGGATAGTCCAGAATTAGCAAGAGATCGAGTCAAGGCACTAATCAGTGCGTATCAGGACCGTCTGAATGAACTACGTCAAGCAGATGGTAGCACTAGGGTTGAGTTTAATAAGAAAGCGCTGGAGCGAGCTAAGCAAAAATTGGATCAGTCTCAGGAGGCATTAGCAAAGTTTCAGGAATCCTCTGGTTTAGTGAATAGCAAAGCCCAAACTGAAGGACTGGTGAGGGCAATTACTGATCTGAGTATTAGCCAAGCTCAGGCTCAAGCTCAAGCTCAAGCTAGTCAACATCAGCTTCAAATCCTATCGACTCGTTTGGGTCTTACTCCTAAGCAAGCAATCCGCTCTCTAGGTCTGGCAGAAAACCGGGATTACCAGTTTGTGCGGCAGCAGTTGACTGAACTGGAAGCGACTTTGGTCAAAGCTCAAACTACTTATACCTATGCTCATCCCGAGATCCAAAATCTGCTGCTACAACGTGAGCAGTTGCAGCAGCAGATTCAGCAGTACATCTTTCTAGCAGCTGGTGATACGTTAGTAGACCCGACGCTTACTGATAGTGCTCAAGGAAGAGCAATGTTAATCCAGCAACTGATTCTGGCGGAAAGTGCTGCTAGTGGTCAACAACAACAGGCTGAGCAATTACAGCAGCAGATTGACCAGATGAAAAGTACTTTAACGGTGATTCCTGTCCATCAGTCTAGGCTGCTGGAACTAAAGCGACAGTACGATGTGGCTGCTGGAGTCTATAACGGTTTAGTTGCTCAAATCGAGCAAGTCAATCTTGATGCCTTTAGTGCTTATCCCAATGTACAGGTGCTTGACCCTCCCACTGTTGACGAAAAGCCTGCTGGTCCGAAGAAGTTGTTGATCATAGCTAATGGTTTTCTGGCATCGGCAGTGGGTAGTATAGCGCTGGTATTGCTGCTAGAACGGCGCAACCCACTGCTGAGCCCCAAAGATCTACAGGCAATCAAGTTCCCGATGGTGGTCAATATCCCTCATCTGAGGCACGCTGGTATGGGATTAGAACTGGGTACAGAAACGGATGTAGAGTTTCAGCGACTAGCATCGGTGATTAGCTTACGTTCTGGGGAGGACCGTCGCATCTTGATTACTAGCGCGATGGTCTCAGAAGGTAAAACTACTGTCACTCTGGGATTGGCGACAGCTCTGGTAGATTTAGGGTTTCGGGTGTTGGTGGTGGATGGAGATTTCCGACAGGCAACCCTTTCTCAGCGCTTGGGTCATCACCATGACCCCCTCAAACCCGGACAGCCGGTGAAGATTCAACCGAGTCTTGACTTACTGCCTACCTCTCACAAAAAAGGCAAAATTGTGGAGCTGGTTACTCAGGGGAAATTTGAGCATAGCCTAGCTACTGCGGAGGCATCGGGTGACTATGACTATGTTTTGATTGACAGTGCTCCGGTCAGTATGACCAGTGAAACTGCCCTGATGGCTGCTGTCATCCCTAATTTGTTGTTTGTTGTTCGACCTGAGATTAGTAAGCGTGACTTTGTCAGTGACAGCTTGGAACAACTGGCTCAGCACAATGCTCAACTGTTAGGTTTGGTGGTGAATGGGGTAGAAACTAAGTCCAAACCCTACTTGTACAGATCCAGTGATAGTTTAGTGAAGTCATAA
- a CDS encoding DegT/DnrJ/EryC1/StrS family aminotransferase yields MSYQVPVKVPFVSLAQQHGPIQTELEQAIQAVVQQGDFVLGKALINFETAFAAACGVEYGIGVGSGTDAIALGLQASGISAGDEVICPANTFIATVMGIIAAGATPILVDCNPRTALIDLDSAKQAITAKTKAIVPVHLYGQMVSPSELMAFADAHNLLIFEDAAQAHLAKREDYYAGSVGKAAAFSFYPSKNLGGFGNGGMVITNDATVAEKVRSLRNYGAPRKYFHTDIGKNSRLDTLQAAILNVKLPYLTEWNQSRYWAAAQYDNLLRALEGQGIVPIENHSGPGHVYHLYVIRVGQQCPFNRQSIQDALASVGIQTGIHYPIPCHLQPAYKYLGYQAGDFPHTETLCNEILSLPIYPNLSKEQIDQVVDGLANLFEVLQPLVISN; encoded by the coding sequence ATGAGTTACCAAGTTCCGGTCAAAGTTCCCTTCGTTTCACTAGCTCAACAACACGGACCTATTCAAACCGAGCTAGAGCAGGCAATTCAAGCTGTAGTGCAGCAGGGAGATTTTGTTCTCGGTAAAGCCTTGATCAATTTTGAGACAGCATTTGCGGCTGCTTGTGGTGTCGAATACGGTATCGGAGTGGGATCTGGGACCGATGCGATCGCACTTGGATTACAAGCCTCTGGCATTAGTGCTGGGGATGAAGTGATTTGTCCTGCTAACACCTTTATCGCTACAGTGATGGGCATCATAGCTGCTGGTGCTACGCCAATTTTGGTGGATTGCAACCCTCGTACTGCCCTAATTGATCTCGATAGTGCCAAACAAGCAATTACAGCCAAAACCAAGGCAATTGTCCCTGTGCACCTTTACGGTCAGATGGTATCTCCGAGTGAGTTAATGGCATTTGCTGATGCCCACAACTTACTAATTTTTGAAGATGCAGCACAAGCTCACTTAGCAAAGCGAGAGGATTATTATGCTGGTTCTGTGGGCAAGGCGGCAGCATTTAGTTTCTACCCGAGTAAAAACTTGGGTGGCTTTGGTAACGGTGGCATGGTAATCACTAATGATGCTACGGTGGCAGAAAAAGTGCGATCGCTTCGCAATTACGGAGCACCTCGCAAATATTTTCATACCGACATCGGCAAAAATAGCCGTTTAGATACGTTACAAGCTGCTATCCTCAATGTCAAACTGCCTTATTTGACTGAGTGGAACCAGTCACGCTACTGGGCAGCTGCGCAGTACGACAATCTACTCAGGGCTTTGGAAGGTCAGGGGATTGTGCCCATAGAAAACCACAGCGGGCCAGGTCATGTCTACCACCTTTACGTGATTCGGGTAGGTCAACAATGTCCCTTTAACCGACAGAGCATCCAAGATGCTCTTGCCTCAGTGGGAATTCAAACCGGTATTCATTATCCGATCCCTTGCCATCTCCAGCCAGCTTACAAGTACTTGGGATATCAAGCCGGTGACTTTCCCCATACCGAAACTCTGTGCAATGAGATTTTATCTCTACCAATTTATCCCAACTTGAGCAAGGAGCAGATTGACCAGGTAGTTGATGGGTTAGCTAACTTATTCGAGGTGCTTCAGCCATTAGTTATTAGTAATTAA